A single Klebsiella variicola DNA region contains:
- the uspE gene encoding universal stress protein UspE, with protein sequence MAKYQSMLVVIDPNQDDQPALRRAVYLHQRIGGRIKAFLPIYDFSYEMTTLLSPDERTAMRQGVIAQRTAWIREQAKFYIESGVPIDVKVVWHNRPFEAIIQEVISEKHDLLLKMAHQHDKLEAVIFTPTDWHLLRKCPCPVWMVKDQPWPEGGKALVAVNLASEENYHNTLNEKLVRETLSLAQEVNHTEVHLIGAYPVTPINIAIELPDFDPSVYNDAIRGQHLLAMKALRQKFGIDEKFTHVEKGLPEEVIPDLAEHLQAGIVVLGTVGRTGLSAAFLGNTAEQVVDHLRCDLLVLKPEAYQTPVELDDDDDD encoded by the coding sequence ATGGCGAAGTATCAGAGCATGCTGGTAGTAATCGATCCTAACCAGGACGACCAGCCGGCACTTAGGCGCGCGGTGTACCTGCACCAACGGATTGGTGGACGCATCAAAGCCTTTTTGCCGATCTATGATTTTTCTTATGAAATGACCACCCTGCTGTCGCCGGACGAACGCACGGCGATGCGTCAGGGCGTTATTGCCCAACGTACAGCCTGGATACGCGAGCAGGCGAAATTCTATATTGAATCGGGTGTGCCGATCGACGTAAAAGTGGTGTGGCACAACCGCCCCTTCGAAGCCATTATTCAGGAAGTTATTAGCGAGAAACACGACCTGCTGTTGAAGATGGCCCACCAGCACGACAAACTGGAGGCAGTGATCTTCACACCCACCGACTGGCATCTGTTGCGTAAGTGCCCCTGCCCGGTGTGGATGGTAAAAGACCAACCGTGGCCGGAAGGTGGCAAAGCGCTGGTCGCGGTCAATCTCGCCAGCGAAGAGAATTATCACAACACCCTGAACGAAAAGCTGGTTCGGGAAACGCTGTCTCTGGCGCAAGAAGTTAACCATACCGAAGTACATCTCATCGGCGCCTACCCGGTGACCCCCATCAATATCGCGATTGAGCTTCCGGATTTTGATCCCAGCGTCTACAACGACGCCATTCGCGGTCAGCACCTGCTGGCGATGAAAGCGCTGCGGCAGAAGTTTGGCATCGATGAGAAATTCACCCACGTGGAAAAAGGCCTGCCTGAGGAGGTGATCCCGGATCTCGCCGAGCATCTGCAGGCGGGGATCGTGGTGCTGGGAACGGTCGGACGTACCGGCCTGTCAGCGGCGTTCCTCGGCAATACCGCGGAACAGGTGGTCGATCATCTGCGCTGTGACCTGCTGGTACTCAAACCGGAGGCCTACCAGACGCCGGTGGAACTGGACGACGACGACGACGATTAA
- a CDS encoding YdiH family protein → MDTELTPTQMAIEFLRRDTTVMTPAQYLKKLKLLELEFADLMALSSLELKEEIDLAWRLGIH, encoded by the coding sequence ATGGATACCGAGTTAACCCCAACGCAGATGGCCATCGAATTCTTACGCCGCGACACTACCGTCATGACCCCAGCGCAGTATCTGAAAAAGCTGAAACTGCTGGAGCTGGAGTTTGCTGACCTGATGGCGCTCTCATCGCTGGAGCTGAAAGAAGAGATCGATCTGGCCTGGCGTCTGGGTATCCACTAA
- the pntB gene encoding Re/Si-specific NAD(P)(+) transhydrogenase subunit beta: MSGGLVTAAYIVAAILFIFSLAGLSKHETSQQGNYFGIAGMAIALIATILGPDAGNVGWIILAMVIGGAIGIRLAKKVEMTEMPELVAILHSFVGLAAVLVGFNSYLQHETGMEQILVNIHLTEVFLGIFIGAVTFTGSVVAFGKLRGKISSKPLMLPNRHKLNLAALVVSFVLMVIFVRADSTGTQVLCLLVMTAIALAFGWHLVASIGGADMPVVVSMLNSYSGWAAAAAGFMLSNDLLIVTGALVGSSGAILSYIMCKAMNRSFISVIAGGFGTDGSSSGGDEEVGEHREISAEETAEMLKNSQSVIITPGYGMAVAQAQYPVAEITEKLRARGIKVRFGIHPVAGRLPGHMNVLLAEAKVPYDIVLEMDEINDDFSDTDTVLVIGANDTVNPAAQDDPKSPIAGMPVLEVWKAQNVVVFKRSMNTGYAGVQNPLFFKENTHMLFGDAKASVDAILKAL, translated from the coding sequence ATGTCTGGTGGATTAGTTACAGCTGCATACATTGTTGCCGCAATCCTGTTTATTTTCAGCCTGGCGGGTCTGTCGAAACACGAAACGTCGCAGCAGGGCAACTATTTCGGCATCGCCGGGATGGCTATCGCCCTGATCGCCACGATTCTGGGGCCGGACGCCGGCAACGTCGGTTGGATCATCCTCGCGATGGTGATCGGCGGGGCGATCGGTATTCGTCTGGCGAAGAAGGTCGAGATGACCGAGATGCCGGAGCTGGTGGCTATCCTGCACAGCTTCGTGGGCCTGGCGGCGGTGCTGGTGGGTTTTAACAGCTACCTGCAGCATGAAACCGGGATGGAGCAGATTCTGGTCAATATCCATTTGACCGAAGTGTTCCTCGGCATCTTCATCGGTGCAGTCACCTTCACCGGTTCGGTGGTGGCGTTTGGTAAACTGCGCGGCAAAATTTCCTCGAAGCCGCTGATGCTGCCGAATCGCCATAAGCTGAACCTGGCGGCGCTGGTGGTCTCCTTCGTGCTGATGGTGATTTTTGTTCGCGCCGACAGCACTGGTACCCAGGTCCTGTGCCTGCTGGTGATGACCGCGATCGCGCTGGCCTTCGGCTGGCACCTGGTGGCTTCTATCGGCGGCGCGGATATGCCGGTGGTGGTTTCCATGCTCAACTCCTACTCGGGCTGGGCGGCAGCGGCAGCGGGCTTTATGCTGAGCAATGACCTGCTGATCGTCACCGGCGCGCTGGTGGGTTCTTCCGGTGCCATCCTCTCTTACATTATGTGTAAGGCGATGAACCGCTCCTTTATCAGCGTGATTGCTGGCGGCTTCGGCACCGATGGGTCTTCCAGCGGCGGCGATGAAGAAGTGGGCGAACATCGCGAGATTAGCGCGGAAGAGACAGCGGAGATGCTGAAAAACTCGCAGTCGGTGATCATCACCCCTGGCTACGGTATGGCGGTGGCCCAGGCGCAGTATCCGGTGGCAGAAATTACCGAGAAGCTGCGGGCGCGGGGTATCAAAGTACGCTTTGGTATTCACCCGGTGGCCGGGCGTCTGCCGGGGCATATGAACGTGCTGCTGGCGGAAGCCAAAGTGCCTTACGACATCGTGCTGGAGATGGATGAGATCAACGATGATTTCAGCGATACCGACACCGTGCTGGTGATTGGCGCCAACGACACCGTCAACCCGGCGGCGCAGGACGACCCGAAGAGCCCTATCGCGGGTATGCCAGTGTTGGAAGTCTGGAAAGCGCAGAACGTGGTGGTCTTTAAGCGTTCGATGAACACTGGCTACGCCGGCGTACAGAACCCGCTGTTCTTCAAAGAGAACACCCATATGCTGTTTGGGGATGCGAAAGCCAGCGTCGATGCGATCCTGAAAGCGCTGTAA
- the pntA gene encoding Re/Si-specific NAD(P)(+) transhydrogenase subunit alpha, with the protein MRIGVPQERLAQETRAAATPKTVEQLLKLGFSVAVESGAGKLASFDDAAFTQAGAEIVAGNEVWQSDIILKVNAPNDDEIALLNPGTTLISFIWPAQNPQLMEKLAARNINVMAMDSVPRISRAQSLDALSSMANIAGYRAIVEAAHEFGRFFTGQITAAGKVPPAKVMVIGAGVAGLAAIGAANSLGAIVRAFDTRPEVKEQVQSMGAEFLELDFKEEAGSGDGYAKVMSEAFIKAEMALFAAQAKDVDIIVTTALIPGKPAPKLITREMVDSMKSGSVVVDLASQNGGNCEYTVPGEVVTTGNGVKIIGYTDLPGRLPTQSSQLYGTNLVNLLKLLCKEKDGNIVIDFDDVVVRGVTVVREGEITWPAPPIQVSAQPQAAAKKVEAPKEAAKPVSPWRKYALIALAIILFGWLANVAPKEFLGHFTVFALACVVGYYVVWNVSHALHTPLMSVTNAISGIIVVGALLQIGHGGWVSFLSFIAVLIASINIFGGFTVTQRMLKMFRKG; encoded by the coding sequence ATGCGTATTGGTGTACCACAAGAGAGGCTAGCCCAGGAGACTCGGGCCGCCGCCACGCCGAAGACCGTTGAGCAATTGCTTAAACTCGGCTTTAGCGTCGCGGTAGAAAGCGGGGCCGGGAAACTGGCCAGCTTTGACGATGCCGCCTTTACCCAGGCAGGGGCTGAGATCGTCGCGGGCAACGAGGTCTGGCAGTCTGACATCATCCTCAAGGTCAATGCTCCAAATGACGATGAAATTGCACTGCTGAATCCGGGAACCACGCTGATAAGTTTTATCTGGCCTGCGCAAAACCCGCAGCTGATGGAAAAACTGGCGGCCCGTAATATCAACGTGATGGCGATGGATTCGGTGCCGCGTATTTCTCGCGCCCAGTCGCTGGATGCGCTCAGTTCAATGGCAAACATTGCCGGCTACCGTGCAATCGTGGAAGCGGCCCATGAATTCGGCCGTTTCTTTACCGGACAGATTACGGCGGCAGGCAAAGTTCCGCCCGCGAAGGTGATGGTCATCGGCGCCGGGGTGGCCGGTCTGGCTGCGATTGGCGCCGCCAACAGCCTGGGCGCTATCGTCCGCGCCTTCGATACTCGTCCGGAAGTGAAGGAGCAGGTGCAGAGTATGGGCGCCGAGTTCCTCGAGCTGGACTTTAAAGAGGAAGCCGGCAGCGGCGACGGCTACGCCAAGGTGATGTCTGAGGCCTTTATTAAGGCCGAAATGGCGCTGTTCGCCGCCCAGGCGAAAGATGTCGATATCATCGTCACCACGGCGTTAATTCCGGGTAAACCGGCACCGAAACTGATCACCCGCGAGATGGTCGACTCCATGAAGTCGGGCAGCGTGGTGGTCGACCTCGCCTCGCAAAATGGCGGCAACTGTGAGTACACCGTGCCCGGCGAAGTGGTCACCACCGGCAATGGCGTGAAAATTATCGGTTACACCGATCTGCCGGGCCGTCTGCCGACCCAGTCTTCCCAGCTCTACGGTACCAACCTGGTTAACCTGCTGAAGCTGCTGTGCAAAGAGAAAGATGGCAACATTGTTATCGATTTCGATGACGTGGTGGTGCGCGGCGTGACCGTAGTGCGCGAAGGCGAAATCACCTGGCCGGCGCCGCCGATTCAGGTCTCCGCTCAGCCGCAGGCTGCAGCGAAAAAAGTGGAAGCGCCGAAAGAAGCGGCAAAACCGGTGTCCCCATGGCGTAAATATGCCCTGATAGCGCTGGCGATTATCCTCTTCGGCTGGCTGGCAAACGTCGCGCCAAAAGAGTTTCTTGGCCATTTCACCGTCTTCGCGCTGGCCTGCGTAGTAGGTTACTACGTGGTATGGAACGTCTCACATGCGCTGCATACGCCGCTGATGTCGGTGACGAACGCGATTTCGGGCATTATCGTTGTTGGTGCGTTGTTGCAGATAGGCCACGGGGGCTGGGTCAGCTTCCTGAGCTTTATCGCGGTACTGATCGCCAGCATTAATATTTTCGGTGGTTTTACCGTGACTCAGCGCATGCTGAAAATGTTTCGCAAAGGATAA